In Miniphocaeibacter halophilus, the following proteins share a genomic window:
- a CDS encoding DUF503 domain-containing protein, with translation MTILLLTISLYAPWVHSLKEKRSIVKSLIAKLRNNYNISVVESDNQNLHQKITISLAAITFNSSKSDSLESKIIAFIEENTEASIINVEREIR, from the coding sequence ATGACTATACTTTTATTAACAATATCCCTGTATGCTCCTTGGGTTCATAGTTTAAAGGAAAAAAGATCTATTGTTAAAAGTTTAATAGCTAAGCTACGAAACAATTACAATATTTCAGTTGTAGAGTCCGATAATCAAAATCTACATCAAAAAATAACAATAAGCCTTGCTGCTATTACTTTTAATTCCTCTAAAAGCGATAGTCTTGAAAGTAAAATTATAGCTTTTATTGAAGAAAATACAGAGGCCAGTATTATTAATGTAGAAAGAGAAATAAGGTAA